One window of the Salvelinus alpinus chromosome 13, SLU_Salpinus.1, whole genome shotgun sequence genome contains the following:
- the LOC139537518 gene encoding E3 ubiquitin-protein ligase CBL-like codes for MAGNPRRGAGLIGLMKDAFQPHHQPLQPHQPAVVDKKMVEKCWKLMDKVVRLCQNPKVALKNSPPYILDLLPDTYQHLRTILSRHEGKIETLGENEYFRVVMENLTNKIKQTMSLFKEAKERMYEENSQPRRNLTKLSLIFSHMLAELKAIFPNGLFQGDNFRITKADAAEFWRRSFGDKTIVPWRMFRQALHEFHPISSGLEAMALKSTIDLTCNDYISVFEFDIFTRLFQPWSSLLRNWNSLAVTHPGYMAFLTYDEVKARLQRFIHKPGSYIFRLSCTRLGQWAIGYVTADGNILQTIPHNKPLFQALIDGFREGFYLFPDGRAQNPDLTGLCEPSPQDHIKVTQEQYELYCEMGSTFQLCKICAENDKDVKIEPCSHLMCTSCLTAWQESEGQGCPFCRCEIKGTEPIVVDPFHPKNSSSGASFASFQGPYGVEGGGSLSVSLSNDEDDDERLEDPHLIMSRLACTKVERPPSPVTPLPPVPPRLDLLQQRPPTSPGAPGQGATTKIAALHRDKPLPLPPALRELPPPPPPERPSPLGPPEGRLQRRPLPCTPPEPNWASNYMVPRHVAKAPPQTNGPSDSDCIHRAKPLAATNAIYSLAVGPQQETTGEKSSGSDEENEYMSPTSLPAAGPSWAMAGAVVPAPPPLQPTNHDSRTVVCDVDCEDPQVYESMCNIQAQASATEPLPLPSLPQQPPESDYLIPPPAVSLHHMVEEMEDEYDYPRLPQAPPAPARRTLSDVTGTSAAFSCLSMDSPNIDASTFSSGQDPERPPKPLPRRVNSDQRPRPLTPEALPPAASLSAGSRGGPVPSVALPINGEIEHLMSQGYSFQDIQKALMIAQNNLETAKNILREFVSIPSTAHILT; via the exons ATGGCAGGAAATCCGAGGAGGGGCGCAGGTCTCATCGGCTTGATGAAGGACGCATTTCAGCCCCATCACCAGCCTCTCCAGCCTCACCAACCTGCAGTGGTAGACAAGAAAATGGTGGAGAAATGCTGGAAACTTATGGATAAG GTGGTACGTCTGTGCCAGAACCCTAAGGTGGCCCTGAAGAACAGCCCCCCATACATCCTGGACCTACTGCCAGACACCTACCAGCACCTCCGCACCATACTGTCACGCCACGAGGGCAAGATAGAGACGCTCGGGGAGAATGAGTACTTCCGGGTGGTGATGGAGAACCTGACCAATAAGATCAAGCAGACCATGAGCTTGTTCAAGGAGGCCAAGGAGCGCATGTATGAGGAGAACTCTCAACCCAG GCGGAACTTGACCAAGCTGTCGCTGATATTCAGCCACATGCTGGCTGAGCTAAAAGCCATCTTTCCCAATGGCCTATTCCAAGGAGACAACTTCCGCATCACCAAAGCCGACGCCGCCGAGTTCTGGAGGAGGTCTTTTGGTGACAA GACCATTGTTCCATGGAGGATGTTCCGACAGGCTCTTCATGAGTTCCACCCCATCAGCTCAGGCCTGGAGGCCATGGCTCTGAAGTCTACCATCGACCTCACATGCAACGACTACATCTCCGTCTTCGAGTTTGACATCTTCACCAGGCTCTTCCAG CCGTGGTCATCTCTCCTGAGGAATTGGAACAGCCTGGCTGTCACACACCCGGGGTATATGGCCTTCCTCACCTACGACGAGGTTAAGGCCCGACTGCAAAGGTTCATCCACAAGCCTGGCAG TTATATCTTCAGACTGAGTTGCACTCGGCTGGGCCAGTGGGCCATTGGCTACGTCACTGCAGATGGGAACATTCTGCAGACCATCCCCCACAACAAGCCCCTCTTTCAGGCCCTCATTGATGGATTCAGGGAGGGATT ctacCTGTTCCCAGATGGCCGGGCCCAGAACCCAGACCTCACAGGGCTGTGTGAGCCCTCCCCACAGGACCACATCAAAGTCACACAG GAGCAGTACGAGCTCTACTGTGAGATGGGCTCCACATTCCAGCTGTGTAAGATCTGTGCCGAGAATGACAAGGATGTAAAGATAGAGCCCTGCAGCCACCTCATGTGTACCTCCTGTCTCACTGCCTGGCAG GAATCGGAGGGGCAGGGCTGTCCGTTCTGCCGCTGTGAGATTAAAGGCACAGAGCCCATTGTGGTAGACCCCTTCCACCCCAAGAACAGCAGCAGCGGGGCCTCCTTTGCCAGCTTCCAGGGGCCCTACGGGGTGGAAGGAGGGGGCTCCCTGTCAGTCTCCCTCAGCAACGACGAGGACGATGACGAGCGCCTGGAGGATCCCCACCTCATCATGAGCAGGCTGGCCTGCACCAAG GTGGAGCGCCCGCCCTCCCCTGTGACGCCGCTGCCCCCTGTGCCCCCCAGGCTGGACCTGCTGCAGCAGAGGCCCCCCACCTCCCCAGGGGCCCCGGGCCAAGGAGCAACAACCAAG ATTGCAGCCCTCCACAGAGACAAACCTTTGCCCCTCCCTCCTGCCCTGCGAGAGTTacccccacctcctccacccGAACGCCCTTCTCCCCTTGGACCCCCAGAGGGCCGGCTCCAAAGGAGACCTCTGCCATGCACCCCTCCAGAGCCCAACTGGGCCTCCAACTACATGGTTCCCCGGCACGTAGCCAAGGCCCCCCCACAGACCAACGGACCCAGTGACAGTGACTGCATCCACAGAGCAAAGCCGCTAGCAGCGACCAACGCTATCTACTCCCTGGCAGTCGG GCCTCAACAGGAGACTACTGGTGAGAAGTCATCTGGGAGTGATGAGGAGAATGAGTACATGagccccacctctctccctgcaGCAGGACCCTCCTGGGCCATGGCGGGTGCTGTCGTGCCCGCACCACCACCGCTCCAACCCACTAACCACGACTCACG GACTGTGGTGTGTGATGTGGACTGTGAGGACCCTCAGGTGTATGAGTCCATGTGTAACATCCAGGCCCAGGCTAGTGCTACTGagcccctccctctgccctccctgcCCCAGCAGCCACCAGAGTCAG ACTACCTCATCCCTCCCCCTGCGGTTTCCCTGCACCATATGGTAGAGGAGATGGAGGATGAGTATGATTACCCCAGGCTCCCCCAGGCTCCCCCAGCACCCGCCAGGCGCACCCTCTCTGATGTCACCGGCACCTCGGCCGCCTTCAGCTGCCTATCAATGGACAGCCCTAACATAGATGCAT ctaCGTTTTCATCAGGTCAGGACCCAGAGCGCCCCCCTAAGCCCCTCCCACGCCGGGTCAACTCAGACCAACGGCCCCGCCCCCTTACCCCAGAAGCCCTGCCCCCTGCCGCCAGTCTGTCAGCCGGCTCCCGAGGGGGGCCCGTTCCCAGTGTGGCGCTACCCATCAACGGGGAGATAGAGCATCTGATGAGCCAGGGCTACTCATTCCAGGACATCCAGAAGGCCCTGATGATCGCCCAGAACAACCTGGAGACGGCTAAGAACATCCTGCGCGAGTTTGTGTCCATCCCCTCCACGGCCCACATCCTCACATAG